In a single window of the Candidatus Zymogenaceae bacterium genome:
- a CDS encoding SDR family oxidoreductase translates to MRIFITGGTGLLGRNLITYLEEKHTLFCSHFPAVPVDRDHIPHYLLDITERERVFDILGEVKPDVIVHTASCGNVDWVEKNREQGRKVNVEGTKNIVDAARKIDARVIFTSTNAVFDGENAPYREEDPTHPINMYGKTKVEGERIVSQAGTNHTIVRPILMYGWNHPQERQNPVTWLLVQLREGIQIKLVDDIYANPLLVDDCSMAIKKIIEEEKSGLYHIAGGERLNRYEMGVMTAEVFDLDVDLLSPVKNSFFQAIAPRPVDTSYDVSKMISDLGVRPRGMREGLVFMRESDHG, encoded by the coding sequence ATGAGGATATTCATTACGGGCGGTACGGGACTTCTCGGAAGAAACTTAATAACGTACCTTGAAGAGAAACATACTCTTTTCTGCAGTCACTTTCCCGCCGTTCCCGTCGACCGTGATCATATTCCCCATTATCTCCTTGATATCACAGAGCGGGAGCGTGTTTTCGATATCCTTGGCGAGGTGAAACCGGATGTAATCGTTCATACCGCCTCGTGCGGGAATGTGGACTGGGTGGAGAAGAACCGGGAACAGGGGCGGAAGGTAAATGTTGAGGGGACGAAAAACATCGTTGATGCGGCGCGAAAGATAGACGCCAGGGTGATTTTCACGTCCACCAATGCCGTTTTCGACGGGGAAAACGCCCCCTACCGGGAGGAAGACCCGACTCATCCCATAAATATGTACGGCAAGACGAAGGTCGAGGGCGAGAGAATCGTCTCTCAGGCGGGGACGAATCATACCATTGTCCGGCCGATTCTCATGTACGGCTGGAATCACCCACAGGAGCGTCAGAATCCCGTTACCTGGCTGTTGGTGCAGTTGAGAGAGGGAATACAGATCAAGCTTGTCGATGATATATATGCCAATCCCCTCCTCGTGGATGACTGTTCGATGGCGATCAAAAAGATTATCGAGGAAGAGAAATCCGGACTCTATCACATCGCCGGGGGCGAGCGGCTCAACCGCTACGAAATGGGTGTGATGACGGCGGAGGTTTTCGATCTCGATGTCGATTTGCTGAGTCCGGTGAAGAATTCTTTTTTCCAGGCGATCGCTCCCCGGCCCGTCGATACGTCATATGATGTCTCCAAGATGATTTCCGATCTGGGGGTTCGCCCCCGCGGGATGCGGGAGGGATTGGTATTCATGCGAGAGAGTGATCATGGCTAA
- the cysC gene encoding adenylyl-sulfate kinase, with translation MHPGATLWFTGLSGSGKTTVSKILEETLKKSGYKVEVLDGDVVRTNLSKGLGFSKEDRDINIKRIGFVCNLLTRNDVIAIGAAISPYREVRNSVREQVGDKFIEIYCECPLDVLVERDVKGLYKKALAGEIKNFTGVSDPYEEPENPEITVYSGTETPEESAEKIVQYLIAHGYVDADRLNRSYKVA, from the coding sequence ATGCACCCCGGTGCGACGCTCTGGTTTACCGGGCTTTCCGGAAGCGGCAAGACCACCGTCAGTAAAATACTGGAAGAGACGCTGAAAAAATCAGGATATAAGGTTGAAGTGTTGGACGGAGACGTGGTTCGGACGAACCTCAGCAAGGGTCTGGGATTTTCCAAAGAGGATCGCGACATTAATATCAAGCGTATCGGCTTTGTCTGCAACCTCTTGACCAGAAACGACGTGATCGCCATCGGCGCGGCTATCTCGCCGTACAGAGAGGTGAGAAATTCCGTCAGGGAGCAGGTCGGAGACAAATTTATAGAAATATACTGCGAGTGCCCCCTCGACGTGCTCGTGGAGCGGGACGTGAAGGGATTGTACAAAAAGGCCCTGGCGGGGGAGATAAAGAATTTTACCGGCGTATCCGACCCCTACGAGGAGCCGGAGAACCCGGAAATCACGGTCTATTCAGGTACGGAGACCCCCGAAGAAAGCGCCGAGAAGATCGTCCAGTATCTTATTGCACATGGATATGTCGATGCCGATCGATTGAATCGGTCATACAAGGTTGCGTGA
- a CDS encoding NAD(P)-dependent oxidoreductase translates to MKVLVTGGSGFIGSHIADSLSDKGHDVRIVDIRRSEYQKKNQEMMVVDILDQDALDKSVEGCEAVYHLAGIADLDNASTRPAETVRQNVLGTILLLESCRKADIRRFIYASTIYVYSEKGGFYRCSKQAAETYIHEYHRRYGLEYTILRFGTLYGPRADNRNSVWRYLYQALKDGKIMGSGTGEEIREYIHVRDAARLSSQVLDEEFANQQVTITGHHPIKYRQLLETIKEMLGGRIDISFNNEDSNDHYRMTPYSYTPKIGHKLVSNYYVDMGQGLLECVQEMESSIFNDSQEKHIVIDDENR, encoded by the coding sequence ATGAAGGTATTGGTTACAGGGGGCTCGGGCTTTATAGGCAGTCATATTGCCGATAGTCTCTCGGATAAGGGCCATGACGTGAGAATTGTCGATATTCGCAGATCGGAATATCAGAAAAAAAATCAGGAAATGATGGTGGTTGATATTCTGGACCAGGATGCGTTGGACAAAAGTGTTGAGGGGTGCGAAGCGGTATACCACTTGGCGGGGATTGCCGATCTCGATAATGCGTCCACTCGTCCGGCGGAGACGGTGAGACAAAACGTCCTGGGCACCATCCTTCTGCTTGAATCATGCCGTAAGGCCGACATACGGCGGTTTATCTATGCCAGTACCATTTATGTATACAGTGAAAAGGGCGGATTTTACCGGTGCAGCAAGCAGGCTGCGGAGACCTATATCCACGAATATCACAGAAGGTACGGCCTTGAATATACGATCCTTCGCTTTGGGACGCTGTATGGCCCCAGGGCTGACAACAGGAACAGCGTGTGGCGTTATCTGTATCAGGCGCTCAAGGATGGGAAGATAATGGGGTCGGGAACCGGAGAGGAGATCCGTGAATACATCCATGTCAGAGACGCCGCACGGCTTTCTTCGCAGGTGCTGGATGAGGAGTTCGCCAACCAGCAGGTAACGATCACCGGTCATCATCCGATCAAATATCGTCAATTGCTTGAGACGATCAAGGAAATGCTCGGCGGGCGGATTGATATCTCCTTCAATAATGAGGACAGCAACGATCACTATCGCATGACGCCCTACTCATATACTCCAAAGATCGGACACAAGCTGGTCAGCAATTACTACGTTGATATGGGGCAGGGACTCTTGGAATGTGTCCAGGAGATGGAATCTTCAATCTTCAACGATTCTCAAGAGAAACACATCGTAATCGATGACGAGAATCGGTAG